A genome region from Paludibacterium sp. B53371 includes the following:
- a CDS encoding Lrp/AsnC family transcriptional regulator — MPSLTLDKTDLRILAELQLNGRLTNVELAERVALSPSPCLRRLKQLEESGVISQYVALLDPAKIGLGLQAFVRVTLEKRGNSHNQSFVDAVQRWTEVVNCFAMTGEMDYLLQVHFEDMEHFSRFVMNELLQQQGVEDVKSSFVLKEFKRTTALPLSHLR; from the coding sequence ATGCCAAGTCTTACACTAGATAAGACCGACTTGAGGATTCTGGCGGAGCTGCAACTCAACGGGAGATTGACCAACGTAGAGCTGGCCGAACGGGTCGCGTTGTCTCCTTCTCCGTGTCTGCGCCGCCTGAAACAGCTGGAAGAATCGGGGGTCATCAGCCAATATGTTGCACTTTTGGATCCTGCCAAGATCGGCCTCGGTTTGCAGGCTTTCGTGCGTGTCACACTGGAAAAGCGCGGCAATTCGCACAATCAGAGCTTTGTCGATGCCGTTCAGCGCTGGACCGAAGTCGTCAATTGCTTCGCCATGACCGGCGAAATGGACTATCTGCTGCAGGTTCATTTCGAAGACATGGAGCATTTTTCACGTTTCGTCATGAACGAGCTGTTGCAACAGCAAGGGGTCGAAGACGTCAAATCGAGCTTCGTCCTGAAAGAGTTCAAGCGCACCACGGCTCTGCCGCTGAGCCACCTGCGCTAA